The proteins below come from a single Isoptericola dokdonensis DS-3 genomic window:
- a CDS encoding pectate lyase family protein produces MRPLVTTRPPAAGRRARRRHPHVAVATAALTIGALAAPLGATAQAAPPAASAPPAAVHDLTDDAAPTGWATANGGTDGGAGAAASSTYLVSTRAELLAALDNDGRRTEPKVVYVQGVIDGNERADGTLMGEQDYAPGYDLQKYLSCFTDAGWSDAAHDYCGDQRRKRQTGSNNLKRQTEISVPSNTTILGVGADAEVRGATIMLHLAHDVVIRNLTVEAPRDFFTSWDPWDGEQGAWNARFDAVSSVTSTNIWLDHVTLTDGRFPDSTAPIGPSGKPVNFHDGLFDLKDGTDFVTMSNSRVEDHDKAMLIGSGDDNADTDEGRLNVTFVRNAFDGVTQRSPRVRFGKAHVVNNYFRASVNDPVSPLKPGAGYFIGVGVESQIVSERNVFDYVGPGADASVAVWGAGGAFVDRGSWFRMRPVDLRSVLPAEITWGVDWDPADVYDYQVLRSPAAVKAHGKHLTGPILPVRAPRGAVVPAVS; encoded by the coding sequence GTGCGCCCACTGGTCACCACCCGTCCCCCCGCCGCCGGGCGCCGTGCCCGTCGCCGGCACCCGCACGTCGCCGTCGCCACCGCGGCACTCACGATCGGCGCCCTCGCCGCGCCGCTCGGGGCCACCGCGCAGGCGGCCCCGCCCGCCGCGAGCGCCCCGCCCGCAGCCGTCCACGACCTCACTGACGACGCCGCCCCGACCGGGTGGGCCACCGCGAACGGCGGCACCGACGGGGGCGCGGGCGCTGCCGCGTCGAGCACCTACCTCGTGTCGACCCGCGCCGAGCTGCTCGCCGCGCTCGACAACGACGGTCGGCGCACGGAGCCCAAGGTCGTCTACGTCCAGGGCGTGATCGACGGCAACGAGCGGGCCGACGGCACCCTCATGGGCGAGCAGGACTACGCCCCGGGCTACGACCTGCAGAAGTACCTGAGCTGCTTCACCGATGCCGGCTGGAGCGACGCCGCCCACGACTACTGCGGGGACCAGCGGCGCAAGCGCCAGACCGGCAGCAACAACCTCAAGCGGCAGACGGAGATCTCCGTGCCGAGCAACACCACGATCCTCGGGGTCGGGGCGGACGCGGAGGTCCGCGGGGCCACGATCATGCTGCACCTGGCGCACGACGTCGTGATCCGCAACCTCACGGTCGAGGCGCCCCGGGACTTCTTCACGAGCTGGGACCCGTGGGACGGCGAGCAGGGCGCCTGGAACGCGCGGTTCGACGCCGTCTCCTCGGTGACCAGCACCAACATCTGGCTCGACCACGTCACGCTCACCGACGGGCGGTTCCCCGACAGCACCGCCCCGATCGGTCCCAGCGGCAAGCCGGTCAACTTCCACGACGGCCTGTTCGACCTCAAGGACGGCACCGACTTCGTGACGATGTCGAACAGCCGGGTCGAGGACCACGACAAGGCCATGCTCATCGGGTCGGGGGACGACAACGCCGACACCGACGAGGGCCGGCTCAACGTGACCTTCGTGCGGAACGCGTTCGACGGCGTCACCCAGCGCTCCCCGCGCGTGCGGTTCGGCAAGGCGCACGTCGTCAACAACTACTTCCGGGCGTCGGTGAACGACCCGGTCTCGCCGCTGAAGCCCGGCGCGGGGTACTTCATCGGGGTCGGCGTGGAGTCGCAGATCGTCTCGGAGCGCAACGTCTTCGACTACGTGGGGCCGGGCGCCGACGCGTCCGTGGCCGTCTGGGGCGCGGGTGGCGCGTTCGTCGACCGCGGCTCCTGGTTCCGCATGCGCCCCGTCGACCTGCGCTCGGTGCTCCCGGCCGAGATCACGTGGGGCGTGGACTGGGACCCGGCCGACGTCTACGACTACCAGGTGCTCCGTTCCCCGGCCGCCGTGAAGGCCCACGGCAAGCACCTCACCGGACCGATCCTGCCCGTCCGGGCACCGCGCGGCGCCGTCGTCCCCGCCGTGTCCTGA
- a CDS encoding right-handed parallel beta-helix repeat-containing protein — protein MRRSVASKILAAGATVAVAGAVGFTTLMPAAADVTGSATGFATQNGGTTGGAGGQTVRATTGTQIHAALCNRAADDTPIIIEVEGTINHGNTSKVSGDSCNTADGVIELKQISNVSIVGVGSGATFDQLGIHIREAENIIIQNVTVKNVKKSGSPTSNGGDAIGMESGVRNVWVDHVSLEASGGESEGFDGLFDMKADVKYVTLSYSTLKNSGRGGLVGSSESDTANSFITFHHNLYQNIDSRTPLLRGGVAHIYNNHYVQLNESGINSRAGARAKVEDNYFKDSKDVLGTFYTDEPGTWDVDGNIFDNITWSPKSGDINPAGPNVTSTTSVSVPYSYSTDAANCVPSVVAATAGANKGMKVSDGSCSPVTPTATPTSEPTSEPTSEPTSEPTEQPEPTTGTIYVAPNGSASAAGTLAAPTTLASAITRVASGGEIFLRGGTYNLSQTVTIQPGNDGKSTDRTLLSAYPGEKPVLNFSAQAEDSANRGLAIGGDWWHVYGIVVEHAGDNGILLGGNNNIIERVVTRHNADTGLQLSRLVAGAPSSEWPSNNLILSSESHDNVDSDGEDADGFAAKLTSGPGNVFRNTVAHHNIDDGWDLYTKSDTGPIGTVTIENSLAWENGTLSNGGQAGNGDRNGYKLGGEDIPVNHTIRNSYAVDNGKHGFTYNSNPGSITVANNVAVGNAQRNFSFDEGTHRYSGNTSCDSGSNDKTVGTDQGGNQFDTGSNGSRCAGYSGELGWSFAADGTLQVTFGGSNPNPQPTPTPTPTPTPDPTPTPDPTTPPTGTNLSIGAGSDGSSKASGTSYGNVRDGSLSTYWSPSGSTGTISIKWDSAKTVSKVVVKTASGSGSITGWQIVNNDNGAVLKSGTGAPGTVSFTATSTNKVSLVITGASGTPRIAELETYTS, from the coding sequence ATGAGGCGATCAGTCGCTTCCAAGATCCTCGCAGCCGGGGCCACGGTGGCCGTGGCCGGCGCGGTGGGATTCACGACCCTCATGCCGGCAGCGGCCGACGTGACCGGCAGCGCCACGGGCTTCGCCACGCAGAACGGTGGCACGACCGGCGGCGCCGGCGGCCAGACGGTGCGCGCGACGACCGGCACGCAGATCCACGCGGCCCTGTGCAACCGGGCCGCCGACGACACGCCGATCATCATCGAGGTCGAGGGCACCATCAACCACGGCAACACCTCGAAGGTGTCCGGCGACTCCTGCAACACCGCCGACGGGGTGATCGAGCTCAAGCAGATCAGCAACGTCTCGATCGTCGGCGTCGGGAGCGGTGCGACGTTCGACCAGCTCGGCATCCACATCCGTGAGGCCGAGAACATCATCATCCAGAACGTCACCGTCAAGAACGTCAAGAAGTCGGGCTCCCCGACCTCGAACGGCGGCGACGCGATCGGCATGGAGTCCGGCGTCCGCAACGTGTGGGTCGACCACGTGAGCCTGGAGGCCTCGGGCGGCGAGTCGGAGGGCTTCGACGGCCTCTTCGACATGAAGGCCGACGTCAAGTACGTGACGCTGTCCTACTCGACGCTGAAGAACTCGGGTCGCGGAGGCCTCGTCGGCTCCAGCGAGTCCGACACGGCGAACAGCTTCATCACGTTCCACCACAACCTGTACCAGAACATCGACTCGCGGACCCCGCTGCTGCGCGGCGGCGTCGCCCACATCTACAACAACCACTACGTCCAGCTGAACGAGTCCGGGATCAACTCCCGGGCCGGGGCCAGGGCCAAGGTGGAGGACAACTACTTCAAGGACTCCAAGGACGTCCTCGGCACGTTCTACACCGACGAACCGGGCACGTGGGACGTCGACGGCAACATCTTCGACAACATCACCTGGTCGCCGAAGTCGGGGGACATCAACCCGGCCGGTCCGAACGTCACCTCGACGACGTCCGTCTCCGTCCCCTACTCGTACTCCACGGACGCCGCGAACTGCGTGCCGTCGGTCGTGGCCGCCACGGCCGGGGCGAACAAGGGCATGAAGGTCTCCGACGGATCGTGCTCGCCGGTCACCCCGACCGCGACGCCCACGTCCGAGCCCACCTCGGAGCCCACGTCGGAGCCGACGTCCGAGCCCACCGAGCAGCCCGAGCCGACGACGGGCACGATCTACGTCGCCCCGAACGGCTCCGCGAGCGCGGCCGGCACCCTCGCCGCCCCCACGACGCTCGCCTCGGCGATCACCCGCGTCGCGTCCGGCGGGGAGATCTTCCTGCGCGGCGGCACGTACAATCTGTCGCAGACGGTGACGATCCAGCCGGGCAACGACGGGAAGTCGACCGACCGCACCCTGCTGTCGGCGTACCCCGGCGAGAAGCCGGTGCTGAACTTCTCGGCGCAGGCCGAGGACTCGGCCAACCGCGGCCTCGCCATCGGTGGCGACTGGTGGCACGTCTACGGCATCGTCGTCGAGCACGCCGGGGACAACGGCATCCTGCTGGGCGGCAACAACAACATCATCGAGCGCGTCGTGACCCGTCACAACGCCGACACCGGCCTGCAGCTCTCCCGCCTCGTCGCGGGGGCGCCGTCGAGCGAGTGGCCGTCCAACAACCTCATCCTCTCCAGCGAGTCGCACGACAACGTCGACTCGGACGGCGAGGACGCGGACGGCTTCGCCGCGAAGCTGACCTCCGGCCCGGGCAACGTGTTCCGCAACACCGTCGCGCACCACAACATCGACGACGGCTGGGACCTGTACACGAAGTCCGACACCGGCCCCATCGGCACGGTCACCATCGAGAACTCCCTCGCGTGGGAGAACGGCACGCTGTCCAACGGCGGCCAGGCCGGCAACGGCGACCGCAACGGGTACAAGCTCGGTGGCGAGGACATCCCGGTGAACCACACCATCCGCAACTCGTACGCGGTGGACAACGGCAAGCACGGGTTCACCTACAACTCGAACCCGGGCTCGATCACGGTCGCGAACAACGTCGCGGTGGGCAACGCCCAGCGCAACTTCTCCTTCGACGAGGGCACCCACCGGTACAGCGGGAACACCTCCTGCGACTCGGGCTCGAACGACAAGACGGTCGGCACCGACCAGGGCGGCAACCAGTTCGACACCGGTTCGAACGGGTCGCGCTGCGCGGGCTACTCCGGTGAGCTCGGCTGGTCGTTCGCGGCGGACGGCACCCTCCAGGTGACCTTCGGCGGCAGCAACCCGAACCCGCAGCCGACCCCGACGCCGACCCCCACCCCGACGCCGGACCCGACCCCCACGCCGGACCCGACGACCCCGCCGACCGGCACCAACCTGTCGATCGGCGCCGGCTCGGACGGGTCGAGCAAGGCCAGCGGGACCAGCTACGGCAACGTCCGTGACGGCAGCCTGTCGACCTACTGGTCGCCCAGCGGCTCGACCGGCACCATCTCCATCAAGTGGGACTCGGCGAAGACCGTCTCGAAGGTCGTCGTGAAGACGGCGTCCGGCAGCGGCTCCATCACCGGGTGGCAGATCGTCAACAACGACAACGGGGCCGTGCTGAAGTCCGGCACGGGCGCGCCCGGCACGGTGAGCTTCACCGCGACGTCGACGAACAAGGTCAGCCTCGTCATCACCGGCGCGTCGGGCACCCCCCGGATCGCCGAGCTCGAGACCTACACGAGCTGA
- a CDS encoding sensor histidine kinase: protein MTAVTERGTAQVRRLPGGWVARALLVLAFVGLVALDATGGTLQLTSLRGVVELLLPYVPVLALAVGIVPATATWFVAYAAILALGADSLLVSAFAFPTIIVLGFAAYLLPWVPALVVTASAVATMPLVLVANPQGTVLAVGLAVLTLLAATAGLTVNFFRLRSERSETQVRELEERQARIRNEERTRLAHELHDIVAHDVTVIAMQARRAEFVDDPATTAAILDNIGRSAQQALQNLRSLVVLLKEDVTAATAEAADGTPPDPAASVVEALEMSGETTTAAAFVRDFHGVGDALERAGFTAHLTTTGAVSRVPTSLRQALRRTVRELATNILKHGDATRPVELRLTVGADAVTLASTNVVATGAPISSSRTGLEAMRARCEVFGGELAAGADDGRWCTTMTIPLDARVRHTTEGVPNA from the coding sequence GTGACAGCGGTGACGGAGCGGGGGACGGCACAGGTCCGTCGCCTGCCCGGTGGGTGGGTCGCCAGGGCCCTGCTCGTGCTCGCGTTCGTCGGCCTCGTCGCGCTCGACGCGACCGGCGGCACGCTCCAGCTGACCTCCCTGCGCGGCGTCGTCGAGCTCCTGCTGCCCTACGTGCCGGTCCTCGCCCTCGCGGTGGGCATCGTGCCCGCCACCGCCACCTGGTTCGTGGCCTACGCGGCGATCCTCGCGCTGGGCGCCGACTCCCTGCTCGTGTCGGCGTTCGCCTTCCCGACGATCATCGTGCTCGGCTTCGCGGCCTACCTGCTGCCCTGGGTGCCCGCCCTCGTCGTCACGGCGTCCGCCGTCGCCACCATGCCGCTCGTCCTCGTGGCGAACCCGCAGGGCACGGTCCTCGCCGTCGGCCTCGCCGTCCTGACGCTCCTGGCCGCGACGGCCGGCCTCACGGTCAACTTCTTCCGGCTCCGCTCCGAGCGCAGCGAGACGCAAGTCCGCGAGCTCGAGGAACGGCAGGCCCGCATCCGCAACGAGGAGCGCACCCGGCTCGCCCACGAGCTGCACGACATCGTCGCCCACGACGTCACCGTCATCGCCATGCAGGCCCGGCGCGCAGAGTTCGTCGACGACCCCGCCACGACCGCCGCGATCCTCGACAACATCGGCCGGTCCGCGCAGCAGGCCCTGCAGAACCTGCGCAGCCTCGTCGTGCTCCTCAAGGAGGACGTCACGGCCGCCACGGCCGAGGCGGCCGACGGCACCCCGCCCGACCCCGCGGCGAGCGTCGTCGAGGCCCTCGAGATGTCCGGCGAGACCACGACCGCCGCCGCGTTCGTGCGCGACTTCCACGGCGTCGGCGACGCGCTGGAACGAGCGGGATTCACCGCGCACCTCACCACCACCGGGGCGGTGTCCCGCGTCCCCACCAGCCTGCGCCAGGCCCTGCGCCGCACGGTCCGCGAGCTGGCCACCAACATCCTCAAGCACGGCGACGCCACCCGTCCGGTGGAGCTCCGGCTCACCGTCGGGGCCGACGCCGTCACCCTGGCCTCGACGAACGTCGTCGCCACGGGCGCCCCGATCTCGTCGTCGCGGACCGGCCTGGAGGCCATGCGCGCCCGCTGCGAGGTGTTCGGGGGCGAGCTGGCCGCCGGTGCCGACGACGGCCGGTGGTGCACCACCATGACGATCCCGCTCGACGCGCGGGTCCGGCACACGACCGAGGGGGTCCCGAACGCATGA
- a CDS encoding threonine/serine ThrE exporter family protein, whose amino-acid sequence MPTAPDDAEIELIRRSGVALRVGRLSLSAGTGAYRVKASMARVAHALGVEHHHAHVTLTEITTTSHRGSSFRTEVAEVRSVGIDANRLCALERFAQDMERRAPVTVEDATRELDRIQAARPLYPTALNALWAAVACAAFAFLNNGGVVEVVGVFLGAGAGQALRRTLVHRGGNQLGVTMLAAALATLVYVLFLAAFGALGGAATSHEAGYVSAVLFLVPGFPLVTGALDLARLDFSAGVARLTYALTILTSAALALWAVSMLVGLVPEPEAPPALEPGVLVSLRLLASFLGVLGFALMFNSPWTMALAAAAIGMVANVVRLWMVDAEVPVQAAAAAAALLVGLLAAVVAPRMNVPRVTVSVPAVVIMVPGATAYRAIYDLSVGETVQAVAYAVEAALVVASLAIGLAVARMLTDREWSLER is encoded by the coding sequence GTGCCCACGGCCCCCGACGACGCCGAGATCGAGCTCATCCGACGCTCCGGCGTGGCGCTGCGCGTCGGCCGCCTGTCCCTGTCGGCCGGGACGGGCGCGTACCGCGTCAAGGCCTCGATGGCGCGGGTCGCGCACGCGCTGGGGGTCGAGCACCACCACGCGCACGTCACGCTGACGGAGATCACGACCACGTCGCACCGCGGGTCGAGCTTCCGCACCGAGGTGGCGGAGGTCCGCTCGGTCGGGATCGACGCGAACCGGCTCTGCGCGCTGGAACGGTTCGCGCAGGACATGGAGCGCCGGGCGCCGGTGACGGTCGAGGACGCCACCCGCGAGCTCGACCGCATCCAGGCGGCGCGGCCGCTGTACCCGACGGCGCTCAACGCGCTGTGGGCGGCGGTCGCGTGCGCCGCGTTCGCCTTCCTCAACAACGGCGGCGTCGTGGAGGTGGTCGGGGTGTTCCTCGGCGCGGGCGCCGGGCAGGCGCTGCGTCGCACGCTGGTCCACCGCGGTGGGAACCAGCTCGGCGTCACCATGCTGGCCGCCGCGCTGGCGACCCTCGTGTACGTCCTGTTCCTGGCGGCCTTCGGCGCGCTCGGCGGTGCGGCCACCAGCCACGAGGCGGGCTACGTGTCCGCCGTGCTGTTCCTCGTGCCGGGGTTCCCGCTGGTGACGGGCGCGCTCGACCTCGCCCGCCTCGACTTCTCCGCGGGGGTCGCGCGGCTCACGTACGCCCTGACGATCCTCACGTCGGCGGCGCTCGCCCTGTGGGCGGTGTCGATGCTGGTCGGTCTGGTGCCGGAGCCGGAGGCGCCGCCCGCGCTGGAGCCGGGCGTGCTGGTGTCCCTGCGGCTGCTGGCGAGCTTCCTCGGGGTGCTCGGGTTCGCCCTGATGTTCAACAGCCCGTGGACGATGGCGCTGGCGGCTGCCGCGATCGGCATGGTCGCGAACGTCGTGCGCCTGTGGATGGTCGACGCCGAGGTCCCCGTCCAGGCCGCCGCGGCGGCCGCCGCGCTGCTGGTCGGGCTGCTGGCCGCCGTCGTCGCCCCGCGCATGAACGTGCCGCGCGTGACGGTGTCCGTGCCCGCCGTGGTCATCATGGTGCCCGGCGCCACCGCGTACCGGGCGATCTACGACCTCTCCGTCGGGGAGACCGTGCAGGCCGTGGCGTACGCCGTCGAGGCCGCGCTGGTGGTGGCGTCCCTCGCGATCGGGCTGGCCGTGGCGCGCATGCTCACCGACCGCGAGTGGAGCCTCGAGCGCTGA
- a CDS encoding GTP pyrophosphokinase produces the protein MADDTPDAARIERELVARIRAEHGDLPLPAGLADGGGEMLSRWRALRDEFLHLQLLYRFGIQEMSTKIDILRQEFESVYDYSPIEHVRTRLKSPDSLFAKAVRQGTDLTVAAIRAEVRDIAGIRITCSFVSDVYWIAEMLATQEDLTVLATKDYVAAPKKSGYRSLHLIVEVPIFLSRTVERVPVELQIRTIAMDFWASIEHKLHYKYSADMPPHLAAEIEDAGRLAADLDARMGRLRDEVRPSPRHPDDPAPAGGA, from the coding sequence ATGGCTGACGACACGCCCGACGCGGCGCGCATCGAGCGGGAGCTGGTCGCGCGGATCCGGGCGGAGCACGGCGACCTGCCCCTGCCGGCGGGGCTCGCCGACGGCGGCGGCGAGATGCTCTCCCGCTGGCGCGCGCTGCGCGACGAGTTCCTGCACCTCCAGCTGCTCTACCGGTTCGGCATCCAGGAGATGTCGACCAAGATCGACATCCTGCGCCAGGAGTTCGAGAGCGTCTACGACTACAGCCCGATCGAGCACGTGCGGACCCGGCTGAAGTCTCCCGACAGCCTCTTCGCCAAGGCGGTCCGGCAGGGCACCGACCTGACCGTCGCGGCGATCCGCGCGGAGGTCCGCGACATCGCCGGCATCCGCATCACCTGCAGCTTCGTGTCCGACGTCTACTGGATCGCCGAGATGCTGGCCACCCAGGAGGACCTCACCGTCCTCGCGACGAAGGACTACGTCGCCGCCCCGAAGAAGAGCGGGTACCGGTCGCTGCACCTCATCGTCGAGGTGCCGATCTTCCTGTCCCGGACGGTCGAGCGGGTGCCGGTCGAGCTCCAGATCCGCACCATCGCCATGGACTTCTGGGCCTCGATCGAGCACAAGCTGCACTACAAGTACAGCGCCGACATGCCCCCGCACCTCGCGGCGGAGATCGAGGACGCCGGGCGGCTCGCGGCCGACCTGGACGCCCGGATGGGACGCCTGCGCGACGAGGTGCGGCCCTCGCCCCGCCACCCCGACGACCCGGCGCCCGCCGGCGGGGCGTGA